One window of Mobula birostris isolate sMobBir1 chromosome 16, sMobBir1.hap1, whole genome shotgun sequence genomic DNA carries:
- the hesx1 gene encoding homeobox expressed in ES cells 1: protein MAKFCPRDLTADLKAHYQPAETRKVSGRKVSTCSFTIESILGLETNEKTTCIIDPYRPWADVLNITAFPGTSCPNSSERSHDLPYTRKEDKGSDRDLYCTKVNRRNEDRVSYPPNCCWFRGRRPRTAFSRSQIEVLEEEFRLNCYPGIDVREELAQKLALDEDRIQIWFQNRRAKLKRSHRESQFLMVKNALIRSDVQNRKPSTQV from the exons ATGGCCAAATTTTGCCCCCGAGATTTGACTGCTGACTTGAAAGCTCACTATCAGCCTGCAGAAACTCGGAAGGTGTCGGGAAGAAAAGTTTCAACATGTTCGTTCACTATTGAGAGTATTTTGGGGCTTGAGACGAATGAGAAAACCACTTGTATTATCGATCCCTATCGCCCGTGGGCTGATGTGCTTAATATTACAG CTTTTCCAGGGACATCCTGCCCAAACTCCTCTGAGAGATCTCACGATCTGCCTTACACAAGGAAGGAAGACAAGGGGAGTGACCGCGACCTCTACTGTACCAAGGTGAACAGGCGGAATGAAGATCGCGTCTCTTATCCGCCGAACTGTTGCTGGTTCCGAGGGAGAAGACCTCGGACCGCTTTCAGCAGGAGCCAG ATTGAAGTTTTGGAAGAGGAATTTCGGCTGAATTGTTACCCAGGAATTGATGTTCGTGAGGAACTTGCACAGAAACTGGCTTTGGATGAAGATCGAATTCAG atctGGTTCCAGAACCGTCGAGCAAAACTGAAACGATCTCATCGTGAGTCACAGTTTTTAATGGTGAAAAATGCACTAATACGTTCAGATGTTCAAAATCGGAAACCAAGTACGCAGGTATAA